A single region of the Gorilla gorilla gorilla isolate KB3781 chromosome 1, NHGRI_mGorGor1-v2.1_pri, whole genome shotgun sequence genome encodes:
- the GPR88 gene encoding G protein-coupled receptor 88 has translation MTNSSSTSTSSTTGGSLLLLCEEEESWAGRRIPVSLLYSGLAIGGTLANGMVIYLVSSFRKLQTTSNAFIVNGCAADLSVCALWMPQEAVLGLLPTGSAEPPADWDGAGGSYRLLRGGLLGLGLTVSLLSHCLVALNRYLLITRAPATYQALYQRRHTAGMLALSWALALGLVLLLPPWAPRPGATPPRVHYPALLAAAALLAQTALLLHCYLGIVRRVRVSVKRVSVLNFHLLHQLPGCAAAAAAFPGAQHAPGPGGAAHPAQAQPLPPALHPRRAQRRLSGLSVLLLCCVFLLATQPLVWVSLASGFSLPVPWGVQAASWLLCCALSALNPLLYTWRNEEFRRSVRSVLPGVGDAAAAAVAATAVPAVSQAQLGTRAAGQHW, from the coding sequence ATGACCAACTCCTCCTCCacatccacctcctccaccaccgGTGGCTCGCTGCTGCTGCTCTGCGAGGAAGAGGAGTCGTGGGCGGGCCGGCGCATCCCGGTGTCACTCCTGTATTCGGGCCTGGCCATCGGGGGCACGCTGGCCAACGGCATGGTCATCTATCTCGTGTCGTCCTTCCGAAAGCTGCAGACCACCAGCAACGCCTTCATCGTGAACGGCTGCGCCGCCGACCTCAGCGTCTGCGCCCTCTGGATGCCGCAGGAGGCGGTGCTCGGGCTCCTGCCCACCGGCTCTGCGGAGCCCCCCGCAGACTGGGACGGCGCTGGGGGCAGCTACCGCCTGCTACGGGGTGGGCTGCTGGGCCTCGGACTCACGGTGTCCCTCCTCTCCCACTGCCTCGTGGCCCTGAACCGCTACCTGCTCATCACCCGGGCGCCCGCCACCTACCAGGCGCTGTACCAGAGGCGCCACACGGCGGGCATGCTGGCGCTGTCCTGGGCGCTCGCCCTGGGCCTCGTGCTGCTGCTCCCGCCCTGGGCACCGCGGCCCGGCGCCACGCCACCGCGAGTCCACTACCCGGCGCTGCTGGCCGCCGCGGCGCTGCTGGCGCAGACAGCTCTGCTGCTGCACTGCTACCTGGGCATCGTGCGCCGCGTGCGTGTCAGCGTCAAGCGGGTCAGCGTGCTCAACTTCCACCTGCTGCACCAGTTGCCCGgctgcgccgccgccgccgcagccttCCCGGGCGCCCAGCACGCGCCGGGCCCCGGTGGCGCCGCGCACCCGGCGCAGGCCCAGCCCCTGCCGCCCGCGCTGCACCCGCGGCGGGCACAGCGGCGTCTCAGCGGCCTGTCGGTGCTGCTGCTCTGCTGCGTCTTCCTGCTCGCCACGCAGCCACTGGTGTGGGTGAGCCTGGCCAGCGGCTTCTCGCTGCCGGTGCCCTGGGGAGTGCAGGCGGCCAGCTGGCTCCTGTGCTGCGCCCTGTCCGCGCTCAATCCGCTGCTCTACACGTGGAGGAACGAGGAGTTCCGCCGCTCCGTGCGCTCAGTCCTGCCGGGCGTCGGCGACGCGGCGGCCGCTGCTGTTGCCGCCACAGCCGTGCCCGCAGTGTCCCAGGCGCAACTGGGCACCCGCGCCGCGGGCCAGCACTGGTAA